A single window of Salvia splendens isolate huo1 chromosome 6, SspV2, whole genome shotgun sequence DNA harbors:
- the LOC121806734 gene encoding demethylmenaquinone methyltransferase-like isoform X2 has product MTKEILESDVYKEKDSIEDNSIVYPDYYLNPFHAYDEGNLSWLAAAEAEAATMSMVRRAVPSAPSLQEANQIVRGNWLQAIEDHHLKHSGGLQIGQILDIGCSVGVSTRFLAEKFPSTKITGLDLSPYFLAVAQRNDKRRNEGENRVRWVHGNGENTGLPSNSFDLVSIAYVFHECPQRAIKNMVEEALRLLRPGGTFAVTDNSPKSKILQELSPVLFTLMKSTEPFLDEYYLTDLEGVMKQAGFANVQTAMTDPRHTTVTATAPF; this is encoded by the exons ATGACTAAGGAGATTTTGGAGTCCGATGTTTACAAGGAAAAAGATTCCATTGAAGATAACTCAATCGTTTATCCAGATT ATTATCTCAATCCTTTCCATGCATATGATGAGGGGAACCTTTCTTGGCTG GCTGCAGCAGAAGCAGAGGCGGCCACCATGTCAATGGTCAGAAGGGCTGTACCTTCTGCCCCATCCCTCCAAGAAGCAAACCAAATTGTTCGCGGAAATTGGCTCCAAGCTATAGAAGACCATCATTTGAAGCACTCCGGAGGCTTGCAAATTGGTCAAATTCTTGATATTGGATGCTCAGTTGGCGTCAGCACGCGTTTTCTTGCTGAAAAGTTCCCCTCCACCAAAATAACT GGACTCGATTTATCTCCTTACTTCCTTGCTGTTGCTCAACGCAACGATAAGAGGAGAAATGAGGGGGAGAATAGAGTGAGATGGGTCCATGGAAATGGTGAAAACACGGGGTTGCCCTCAAACTCCTTCGACCTTGTTTCAATTGCTTATGTG TTTCATGAGTGCCCTCAAAGAGCAATCAAGAATATGGTGGAGGAAGCTCTCCGGCTGCTTAGACCGGGTGGCACGTTTGCTGTGACAGATAACTCG CCAAAATCCAAGATTCTTCAG GAACTATCACCGGTGCTGTTCACGTTGATGAAGAGCACGGAGCCTTTTCTGGACGAGTACTATCTGACGGATCTTGAAGGAGTGATGAAGCAAGCCGGCTTCGCCAACGTGCAGACAGCCATGACAGATCCTAGGCACACAACTGTCACTGCTACGGCGCCATTTTGA
- the LOC121806734 gene encoding uncharacterized protein LOC121806734 isoform X1 gives MSLSAANQLQYHHSAARMSFSTISKPSNGTTWAIHRDSCTHRGSAPPRIRLAPKSSGGGVTADFEEGQLERPKWTGETPLSRLVRALISFKPLYSVMKLGARQVLISTAEKTSIPWRDMTKEILESDVYKEKDSIEDNSIVYPDYYLNPFHAYDEGNLSWLAAAEAEAATMSMVRRAVPSAPSLQEANQIVRGNWLQAIEDHHLKHSGGLQIGQILDIGCSVGVSTRFLAEKFPSTKITGLDLSPYFLAVAQRNDKRRNEGENRVRWVHGNGENTGLPSNSFDLVSIAYVFHECPQRAIKNMVEEALRLLRPGGTFAVTDNSPKSKILQELSPVLFTLMKSTEPFLDEYYLTDLEGVMKQAGFANVQTAMTDPRHTTVTATAPF, from the exons ATGAGCCTCTCCGCCGCCAACCAACTCCAATACCACCACTCCGCCGCAAGAATGTCATTCAGCACCATCTCAAAGCCCAGCAATGGTACTACTTGGGCCATCCATCGCGATTCTTGCACTCACAGAGGAAGTGCGCCGCCAAGAATCCGACTTGCGCCCAAGTCGAGTGGCGGCGGAGTGACGGCAGATTTCGAAGAGGGGCAGCTGGAGAGACCCAAATGGACCGGAGAGACGCCGCTTTCTCGGCTGGTCAGAGCTCTGATTTCCTTCAAACCCCTCTATTCTGTTATGAAGCTTGGCGCTAGACAAGTTTTGATCAG TACAGCTGAGAAAACAAGCATTCCTTGGAGGGATATGACTAAGGAGATTTTGGAGTCCGATGTTTACAAGGAAAAAGATTCCATTGAAGATAACTCAATCGTTTATCCAGATT ATTATCTCAATCCTTTCCATGCATATGATGAGGGGAACCTTTCTTGGCTG GCTGCAGCAGAAGCAGAGGCGGCCACCATGTCAATGGTCAGAAGGGCTGTACCTTCTGCCCCATCCCTCCAAGAAGCAAACCAAATTGTTCGCGGAAATTGGCTCCAAGCTATAGAAGACCATCATTTGAAGCACTCCGGAGGCTTGCAAATTGGTCAAATTCTTGATATTGGATGCTCAGTTGGCGTCAGCACGCGTTTTCTTGCTGAAAAGTTCCCCTCCACCAAAATAACT GGACTCGATTTATCTCCTTACTTCCTTGCTGTTGCTCAACGCAACGATAAGAGGAGAAATGAGGGGGAGAATAGAGTGAGATGGGTCCATGGAAATGGTGAAAACACGGGGTTGCCCTCAAACTCCTTCGACCTTGTTTCAATTGCTTATGTG TTTCATGAGTGCCCTCAAAGAGCAATCAAGAATATGGTGGAGGAAGCTCTCCGGCTGCTTAGACCGGGTGGCACGTTTGCTGTGACAGATAACTCG CCAAAATCCAAGATTCTTCAG GAACTATCACCGGTGCTGTTCACGTTGATGAAGAGCACGGAGCCTTTTCTGGACGAGTACTATCTGACGGATCTTGAAGGAGTGATGAAGCAAGCCGGCTTCGCCAACGTGCAGACAGCCATGACAGATCCTAGGCACACAACTGTCACTGCTACGGCGCCATTTTGA